CTTTGGAAAGAACGGATTTTGAATTCACGAAACGTCTTCTTACTTTTTTTAGATCGCGAATTTCTAAAAACTTGATATCATTTTCATTAATCCTCTGTTTTTTACCTGAAGGCTCGAGAACCGTCATTTGCCTGATATAGGTTCCCGGAGAAAACTCTGAGTTGTCATAGAGACCCACATTCAGAACTTTGGTTTTTACTGTATCTTTAGAATTTTTAAGCACATATTTCACAGGAAAGTATATTTCCTTGAACATCTCTTCTTTTTGAGAAAATAAAAAGTTAAAACAAAGGGAAAGAAGTAATAAATTTATTTTTTTCATGATAAAAACTGATATAAAAAAGCCCAGACAAATCTGAGCTTTAAATATAGATAAATTAATACTTAATTGTTAATATACTTCTCAAAAATTCTTGAGAAATCTTTTTGATTATACTTATCAAAGCTTGTGGTGTTCCAGGCGAAAATATACTCATTGATTGCTCTTAATTCCTGACTTTTTGAAACATTTTCCTGTTTTCCTGAAGCCACCGTTGCAACGGCCTTCTGAATGCTGTCATTAGAAAAGTTCAACAGAGAATGATTGTGGTGAACTTCCTGCTGAATCGCCAGAAGTGCTTTATACAGATCTTTCAGCTGGTCGATCTGGCCTTTGGCAACGCTGATCATCAAAGAAACATTTCCGATATTGAATGAAATTTCAACGTCCAGATCTATTGTTCCGGCGGTCTGCAATGCAATATTGGAGAAAGGAAACTGGTAATATTCATATCTCTTTAATGTTCTCTTTTTATCCAGCGCACTTGCGCCGTCAATGTGAATAAGTGCCCTGTTGGTGAAGCAGTACTCATCTCTTTTAGATTTAATTAAAAAGAAAATTTTTTCGTTGTCTTCGGATAAAATATAATCATCTGAATCTACTTTATCATAATCATGAGACGGAATAATTTTACCGATATCACCTAATCCTAACGCTTCTGCCGCTAATTTTTTAAACATCGTTTTTTTTGAATTTTTAAAAGTTTATTTAATGAAATAAAATTAAGAAAATAACTGAAATAAAAAAGAAAGCCACAGATTTTTTGTCTGTGGCTTCTTCTATTATTAAACTTTGTCAAAGATTAAAAACTTTGACAAAGTGGTATATTACAATTAAATGTGAATCACTTCACCGTATGCAGCAGCGGCAGCTTCCATGATCGCTTCAGAAACCGTTGGGTGCGGGTGAATAGATTTGATGATTTCGTGGCCAGTCGTTTCTAATTTTCTGGCAACAACAGCTTCAGCAACCATATCTGTAACCCCTTCTCCGATCATGTGGCAACCTAACCACTCGCCATATTTAGCATCGAAAATTACTTTAACGAAACCGTCAGTATTTCCGTTGGCTGTTGCTTTACCACTTGCAGAAAGAGGGAATTTACCCACTTTGATCTCGTATCCTTTTTCTTTAGCCTGCTTTTCTGTAAGACCAACAGAAGCAACTTCAGGGTGACAGTAAGTACATCCAGGAATATTACCATAGTCGATTTTCTCAACGTGAAGACCTTTGATTTTCTCAACACAAGTAATCCCTTCCGCAGAAGCAACGTGCGCCAAAGCCTGAGTAGGAATCAAATCTCCGATGGCATAGTATCCGGGAACTGAAGTTTCGTACCATTCGTTGACCAAAACTCTACCTTTATCTGTCTGGATTCCCACTTCTTCAAGACCAATGTTCTCGATGTTTGCAGCAATACCCACAGCAGACAATAAAATATCAGCTTCAAGAACTACGTTTCCGTTAGCGGTTTTCACTGTAGCTTTCACTCCTTCTCCGCTTGTATCAACGCTTTCTACAGAAGCATTTACCATAATTTCGATACCTGATTTTTTCAGAGATTTTTCTAAGTGCTTAGAAACATCCTCATCCTCTACAGGAACGATGTTCGGCATAAATTCAACAACGGTTACTTTTGTACCCATTGTGTTATAGAAGTCAGCAAATTCTACCCCGATTGCTCCAGAACCTACAACAATCATAGATTTTGGCTGCTCAGGAAGAGATAATGCCTGTCTGTATCCGATTACTTTTTTACCGTCCTGAGGTAAGTTTGGTAATTCTCTAGAACGAGCTCCGGTTGCGATAATAATGTGAGTCCCTGCATATTCAGTTACTTTTCCATCTTTATCTGTAACAGAAACTTTTTTGCCTTTCTGTACTTTTGCAGTTCCTAAAATAACATCGATTTTGTTCTTTTTCATCAAGAACTCAATCCCTTTACTCATTTTGTTGGCCACTCCACGGCTTCTTTGGATTACATTTGGAAACTCAAAGCTCCCTTCCACTTTATTTAAACCATAATCTTCAGCGTGATTGATATAATGAAATACCTGAGCCGACTTCAACAAAGCTTTAGTTGGAATACATCCCCAGTTAAGGCAAATTCCTCCTAAATTTTCTTTCTCGATAATTGCAGTTTTAAAACCTAATTGCGCCGCTCTAATGGCAGTAACATATCCACCAGGACCACTTCCGATGACAATAATATCGTAATTCATTAGTTTAAAATTTTTATGCGAATTTAAGGAAAAATATTGGATGAAGCACGTTTCTGCGAATTCCGCTTATAATGTAAAACAAAAGGCAATTTTCATCAAATTAAAACAAAAAAGAGAACACTTTTCGTATTCTCTTGTAACAATTTTTATTGTAGTCTGAATATTTGATAAAATAGAAATTATAAAACAGAGTGATTTCAATTGTATAATATTCTAAAAATTTCTACTCTTTACATTTTTTTCAACAATCTTTTCTGATCCTGATATTTTTGGTTTAAAGCCTTCATCTGATCTCTTTTCATCTGCTTTGTGGCCAACGGATGGTTCAAGATTAATTTCTTTTCCTGATTATATCTTTTATCCAGCTCTTTAGATTTGATGGCAATCAATTCGCTTTTTGATGGATGTGGAGGTGGTGTCGGATGTTTTTGCGCCGAAACACTCATCGATAGACCTACAAATAAAATGGTTGATATCAATAACTTTTTCATGACATTTAAATTTTTGAATGATTTTAGTTAAATAATGATTTTTAATTAAATTCATTCGATTTCGAACTGAATATTACATATATCGTACCAAGAATTTTTTCATTATTAAAGTATTTAAATTACCAAAATTTGGTAACTTTGATATTGATTAAAAAACAAAAAAATGGGACGAAATACTTCTGTTTCTCTAGGAGATTACTTTGAGGATTTTGTAGATCAAAAAGTTTCTGAAGGAAGATTTAAAAATGCCAGTGAAGTTATTCGCGCGGGTTTGCGATTATTGGAAGAAGATGAAAACAGAGTTCAGCTTTTGAAAAATGCAATTCAGGAGGGAATTGATAGTGGAATTAATGCTGATTTTAATCCAAAAAAACATCTTCAAACACTTAAAGCTAAATTAAAAGACAATGGCTAATTATGTTTTAACCCATAAAGCGATTGAAGATCTATCAAAAATATATGAATATACTTATGAATTTTGGTCGGAAAATCAGGCGGATATTTACTATGAAAAATTATTAAATTTCTTTCAATTACTTGCCGAAAACCCAAAAATTGGAAAAATATATACAGAAATTAGCTCTGAAATTTTTGGGTTCTTGGCAGAAAAACATTTAATTTTCTATCGAATCGTAATGAATGAAAATATTGAAATCATAAGAATTTTAGGCGCTGAAATGGATATTAAAAATAGAATAAAAGAATAACTATTTAATTTCGACATTCTGTTTCAAAGGCAAATTTTTAGAAGAATTTCCCACAAAAATTCTATACGTGCCTTTCTCTACAATCCAATTCATTTTCTCATCTAAAAACTGCAATTCTTTCACAGGAACTTCAATTGAAATCTGTTTTGATTCTCCCGGTTTCAGATCTACTTTTTTAAATCCTTTCAACTCAATAATTGGCCTCGAAACTGACGCCAGCATATCTTTAACATATAACTGTACAACTTCACGTCCTGCTTTAGAACCTGTATTTTTAACCGTAACCTTTGCAATAATCGTATCGTTTTCAGCATATTTTAATTGATTTAATTGTAAATCAGAGATTTCGAAAGTCGTATAACTCAATCCAAAACCAAATGGATACAATGGCTCGCCACTCAAATCATGGTAATCATTTCCTCTTCCCGTCGGATGGTGATTATAAGTTAAAGGCAATTGACCTTCCTCAATAGGAAACGTAATTGGTAATTTTCCGGAAGGATTCTCTGCTCCGAAAAGCACTTTTGCCACAGCATTCCCCCCTTCTTCTCCTGGATACCAAACGTCTAAAATCGCTCCGACCTTATCTTTCCAAACCGTGGTTTTTATCGCAGAACCACCCACCAAAATAACCGTTGTCGGTTTATTTAATTTCGAAACTTCCTGAATAAATTTTTCCTGATTTCCGGGAAGACTCAAGGAAGAACGATCCTGAAATTCTCCTTCATGAATTCCTGCTGTAACAATGATGTAATCTGCATTTTGGGCCAATTGTAAGGCTTCATTAAACTCTTTTTGCTCATCATCCAAACCATAATTCCAGATCAGTTCGATATTCGCTTCTCCTCTATTTTCATGAAATTCTACAGTAATATCATATTTCTGACCCTTCACAAAATCAATATCAACTGTTTTGGTTGAATAACTTAGCTTTTCCCATTGATCAATGACTAATTTTCCATTTAAAAACAATCTGAAACCATCATTTCCGCGAAGTCCCAATTGATATTTTCCTGAATTTGGCGCTTCCAGTTTTCCTGTCCAGCGGACGCTGTAATTGTCCGGTTGCAGTTTTTCGGGATTTGGAGAATATAAAGTCCATTTAAAATTCAACTGTTCGTCCTGCTTTTCAAATGCAGGATTTCCTTTTAAATCAGAATTAGAAAAATAATTTCCCTTCAATCCTTTTTGATTTTCCGAGGATAAAAACTCTGCCGGAACCGTTGCAAAATCCTTCAAATTCCAATCGATTCCTTTTGAATAATTGACTTCAATATTTTTATTTGTAACGAAACTTTTAATTCCATCCAAAATACTTACTTTCTTATTTCCCGGTCCGGAATAACCGCCCAATCTTGCATCAACAGCGTCCGTTCCAACCACCAAAATCTTTTTATAATTTTCAGAAATCGGAAGCGTTTGATTATTATTTTGGAGCAAAACAAAAGATTCAATCGCAGTTTTTTCAACTAATGGTTTATGATTGATTTTCTTTAATTCATCAATATCTTTATTAGAAACATAAGGATTTTCAAACAAGCCTAATTCAAATTTCGCTCGTAAAACTCTCGCAACCGCATCATCAATTCTTTCTTTGGAAATTCTTCCATCCAAAAATGGCGGAATAAATAATTTATAATGTTGATATTCTGTCTGAAAAATAACATCCAAACCGGCATTAATCGCCTGTGCAGAAGCGTCATCATAATCTTTGGCCGTAAAATGCAGCACATTCGCACCGCCAACCGCACTTGCATCGCTAATGACGAAACCTTTAAAATTCCATTCTTTTTTTAATTTTTCGGTCAGTAACCAATGATTTGCCGTTGAAGGTCTTCCGTCCAATAAATTATAAGACGTCATTACCGAACGGCTTTTCCCTTGTTGAAAAGCTTTTTGAAAAGGAATCAAATGGGT
The sequence above is a segment of the Chryseobacterium sp. MYb264 genome. Coding sequences within it:
- a CDS encoding glycoside hydrolase family 3 N-terminal domain-containing protein, which codes for MSTTFISAQKPLYKDPKQPVEARVQDLLKRMTPEEKFWQCFMIPGDLDNVPKGQYSHGIFGLQVSAGNQGGGVAGQLLKYNANEDAERLAKKINAIQKYFVEESRLGIPIIPFDEALHGLMREGATAFPQAIGLSATFNPELMKEVSTAIAKESKLRGIRQILTPVVNLASDVRWGRTEETYGEDPFLTSVMGVNFVSSFENMGIITTPKHFLANVGEGGRDSYPIHWGKRYLEETHLIPFQKAFQQGKSRSVMTSYNLLDGRPSTANHWLLTEKLKKEWNFKGFVISDASAVGGANVLHFTAKDYDDASAQAINAGLDVIFQTEYQHYKLFIPPFLDGRISKERIDDAVARVLRAKFELGLFENPYVSNKDIDELKKINHKPLVEKTAIESFVLLQNNNQTLPISENYKKILVVGTDAVDARLGGYSGPGNKKVSILDGIKSFVTNKNIEVNYSKGIDWNLKDFATVPAEFLSSENQKGLKGNYFSNSDLKGNPAFEKQDEQLNFKWTLYSPNPEKLQPDNYSVRWTGKLEAPNSGKYQLGLRGNDGFRLFLNGKLVIDQWEKLSYSTKTVDIDFVKGQKYDITVEFHENRGEANIELIWNYGLDDEQKEFNEALQLAQNADYIIVTAGIHEGEFQDRSSLSLPGNQEKFIQEVSKLNKPTTVILVGGSAIKTTVWKDKVGAILDVWYPGEEGGNAVAKVLFGAENPSGKLPITFPIEEGQLPLTYNHHPTGRGNDYHDLSGEPLYPFGFGLSYTTFEISDLQLNQLKYAENDTIIAKVTVKNTGSKAGREVVQLYVKDMLASVSRPIIELKGFKKVDLKPGESKQISIEVPVKELQFLDEKMNWIVEKGTYRIFVGNSSKNLPLKQNVEIK
- a CDS encoding type II toxin-antitoxin system RelE/ParE family toxin, producing the protein MANYVLTHKAIEDLSKIYEYTYEFWSENQADIYYEKLLNFFQLLAENPKIGKIYTEISSEIFGFLAEKHLIFYRIVMNENIEIIRILGAEMDIKNRIKE
- a CDS encoding PH domain-containing protein translates to MFKKLAAEALGLGDIGKIIPSHDYDKVDSDDYILSEDNEKIFFLIKSKRDEYCFTNRALIHIDGASALDKKRTLKRYEYYQFPFSNIALQTAGTIDLDVEISFNIGNVSLMISVAKGQIDQLKDLYKALLAIQQEVHHNHSLLNFSNDSIQKAVATVASGKQENVSKSQELRAINEYIFAWNTTSFDKYNQKDFSRIFEKYINN
- the lpdA gene encoding dihydrolipoyl dehydrogenase, producing MNYDIIVIGSGPGGYVTAIRAAQLGFKTAIIEKENLGGICLNWGCIPTKALLKSAQVFHYINHAEDYGLNKVEGSFEFPNVIQRSRGVANKMSKGIEFLMKKNKIDVILGTAKVQKGKKVSVTDKDGKVTEYAGTHIIIATGARSRELPNLPQDGKKVIGYRQALSLPEQPKSMIVVGSGAIGVEFADFYNTMGTKVTVVEFMPNIVPVEDEDVSKHLEKSLKKSGIEIMVNASVESVDTSGEGVKATVKTANGNVVLEADILLSAVGIAANIENIGLEEVGIQTDKGRVLVNEWYETSVPGYYAIGDLIPTQALAHVASAEGITCVEKIKGLHVEKIDYGNIPGCTYCHPEVASVGLTEKQAKEKGYEIKVGKFPLSASGKATANGNTDGFVKVIFDAKYGEWLGCHMIGEGVTDMVAEAVVARKLETTGHEIIKSIHPHPTVSEAIMEAAAAAYGEVIHI
- a CDS encoding type II toxin-antitoxin system ParD family antitoxin translates to MGRNTSVSLGDYFEDFVDQKVSEGRFKNASEVIRAGLRLLEEDENRVQLLKNAIQEGIDSGINADFNPKKHLQTLKAKLKDNG